Proteins found in one Panicum hallii strain FIL2 chromosome 4, PHallii_v3.1, whole genome shotgun sequence genomic segment:
- the LOC112890844 gene encoding uncharacterized protein LOC112890844 isoform X2 yields MLCVRAEDALAAAAAAAAGSDKMRSVTLGGSIQRAVRRMAGGGGRRSGGSARAGSGGAPASCSGDDTSIGSGKREGGRRCSIQQYRSQLEQEVKKLQRQLQEEIDLHLALADAITYNAALILKSSIKLPNKAHELLISIASLEIAITKLEEDLNHLHYQLCHARNERLLAENNPGCLLPTSSDCQPSTACDCTGEKHVSMLRDLGFRDYHSMEEDFSTEPEDHQDDEKETEGRERVPLNRLLEKHRDVSLTGLLEHRKEEMQEPCSMKKESKEDQKIDALPFSQSNLKKSSTGGNVWNNPNQLSEEMVRSMKDIFLHLSTSSKISPKATFANSSSSAERLSGSTLTSLSDSSVIASVLRSPSIDLHHDDVDEVKNLDPYNVNGKEARRDIGSYCSVTEVSWMYIGNEQLEYASGALKKFRFLVEQLSKVDPSSMNCGERLAFWINLYNALIMHAYLAYGVPENDIKLFSLMQKACYTVGGQPVSAAEIEFVILKMKSPVHRPQLVRIFSAANVRQELQESMRDYIRASVGINDKGELIVPKLLQSYAKGIVEASLLADWICRHLTLDQVAAIQDTSSSHKQRLLGVRSFSVIQFDSRFRYLFLTDNGRCQN; encoded by the exons ATGCTGTGCGTGCGCGCGGAGGACGCGCTGGCCGCCGCTGCAGCCGCGGCCGCGGGGTCCGACAAGATGCGCTCCGTGACCCT GGGCGGGTCGATCCAGAGGGCGGTGCGGaggatggccggcggcggcgggaggaggtcgggcggctcggcgcgcgcggggagcggcggcgcgccggcgaGCTGCTCTGGG GATGACACCAGCATTGGCAGTGGCAAGAGGGAGGGGGGGCGAAGGTGCAGCATTCAGCAGTACAGGTCGCAGCTGGAGCAGGAG GTTAAGAAATTGCAAAGGCAACTCCAAGAAGAGATTGACTTGCATCTGGCATTGGCAGATGCCATCACATATAACGCCGCACTGATTCTCAAGTCTTCTATAAAGCTTCCAAACAAG GCACATGAGCTACTAATTAGCATAGCCTCTTTGGAGATCGCTATCACAAAGCTTGAAGAAGATCTAAATCACCTACATTACCAATTATGCCATGCAAGGAATGAAAGGCTACTTGCAGAGAATAACCCAGGATGCTTGCTACCTACATCATCGGATTGCCAACCCTCCACAGCTTGCGATTGTACAGGGGAAAAA CATGTATCAATGTTAAGAGATTTGGGATTCAGAGATTATCACTCAATGGAAGAAGATTTTTCTACTGAACCTGAAGATCACCAGGATGACGAAAAAGAGACTGAAGGTAGAGAGCGGGTACCTCTAAATAGGCTGCTAGAAAAGCACCGAGATGTTTCTTTAACTGGACTGTTGGAACACCGAAAAGAAGAG ATGCAAGAGCCATGCTCTATGAAAAAAGAAAGCAAAGAAGATCAGAAGATAGATGCATTACCATTTAGCCAATCCAATTTGAAGAAAAGCAGCACGGGTGGAAATGTGTGGAATAATCCAAATCAGCTATCTGAAGAGATGGTGCGCTCCATGAAAGATATCTTCCTTCATTTATCTACATCTTCCAAGATATCACCAAAGGCGACTTTTGCTAATTCATCTTCATCAGCAGAACGTCTATCTGGTTCAACATTGACATCTTTATCAGATTCATCAGTAATAGCCTCAGTGTTGCGCAGTCCTTCAATTGACTTGCACCATGATGATGTTGATGAAGTTAAAAACTTGGACCCATACAATGTTAATGGGAAGGAAGCCCGGAGAGACATTGGAAGCTATTGTTCAGTAACTGAAGTGTCTTGGATGTATATTGGCAACGAACAACTTGAATATGCATCTGGAGCTCTGAAGAAGTTCAG GTTTCTTGTGGAGCAACTATCAAAGGTTGACCCTTCTTCTATGAACTGTGGTGAACGGTTAGCATTTTGGATTAATCTGTACAATGCATTAATAATGCAT GCATACTTGGCATATGGTGTCCCTGAAAATGACATCAAGCTTTTCTCGCTAATGCAAAAG GCCTGTTACACGGTTGGTGGGCAGCCTGTTAGTGCAGCTGAAATTGAGTTTGTGATTTTGAAGATGAAGAGTCCAGTGCACCGGCCACAACTC GTACGGATTTTCTCTGCTGCAAATGTTCGACAGGAGCTTCAAGAATCAATGAGAGACTACATCCGAGCATCTGTTGGTATAAATGACAAAGGAGAGCTTATAGTCCCAAAGCTACTGCAGAGCTATGCCAAGGGCATTGTGGAGGCCTCTCTGCTTGCCGACTGGATCTGCCGTCATCTAACCCTGGACCAAGTCGCTGCAATCCAAGATACTTCATCGTCGCACAAGCAGCGCCTCCTTGGAGTTCGCAGTTTTAGTGTTATCCAATTTGATTCAAGATTCCGGTACCTGTTCTTGACTGACAACGGTAGGTGCCAGAACTGA
- the LOC112890844 gene encoding uncharacterized protein LOC112890844 isoform X1: MLCVRAEDALAAAAAAAAGSDKMRSVTLGGSIQRAVRRMAGGGGRRSGGSARAGSGGAPASCSGDDTSIGSGKREGGRRCSIQQYRSQLEQEVKKLQRQLQEEIDLHLALADAITYNAALILKSSIKLPNKAHELLISIASLEIAITKLEEDLNHLHYQLCHARNERLLAENNPGCLLPTSSDCQPSTACDCTGEKHVSMLRDLGFRDYHSMEEDFSTEPEDHQDDEKETEGRERVPLNRLLEKHRDVSLTGLLEHRKEEMQEPCSMKKESKEDQKIDALPFSQSNLKKSSTGGNVWNNPNQLSEEMVRSMKDIFLHLSTSSKISPKATFANSSSSAERLSGSTLTSLSDSSVIASVLRSPSIDLHHDDVDEVKNLDPYNVNGKEARRDIGSYCSVTEVSWMYIGNEQLEYASGALKKFRFLVEQLSKVDPSSMNCGERLAFWINLYNALIMHAYLAYGVPENDIKLFSLMQKACYTVGGQPVSAAEIEFVILKMKSPVHRPQLSLMLALHKFKTSEKLKKYSIDDTEPLVLFALCCGMFSSPAVRIFSAANVRQELQESMRDYIRASVGINDKGELIVPKLLQSYAKGIVEASLLADWICRHLTLDQVAAIQDTSSSHKQRLLGVRSFSVIQFDSRFRYLFLTDNGRCQN, encoded by the exons ATGCTGTGCGTGCGCGCGGAGGACGCGCTGGCCGCCGCTGCAGCCGCGGCCGCGGGGTCCGACAAGATGCGCTCCGTGACCCT GGGCGGGTCGATCCAGAGGGCGGTGCGGaggatggccggcggcggcgggaggaggtcgggcggctcggcgcgcgcggggagcggcggcgcgccggcgaGCTGCTCTGGG GATGACACCAGCATTGGCAGTGGCAAGAGGGAGGGGGGGCGAAGGTGCAGCATTCAGCAGTACAGGTCGCAGCTGGAGCAGGAG GTTAAGAAATTGCAAAGGCAACTCCAAGAAGAGATTGACTTGCATCTGGCATTGGCAGATGCCATCACATATAACGCCGCACTGATTCTCAAGTCTTCTATAAAGCTTCCAAACAAG GCACATGAGCTACTAATTAGCATAGCCTCTTTGGAGATCGCTATCACAAAGCTTGAAGAAGATCTAAATCACCTACATTACCAATTATGCCATGCAAGGAATGAAAGGCTACTTGCAGAGAATAACCCAGGATGCTTGCTACCTACATCATCGGATTGCCAACCCTCCACAGCTTGCGATTGTACAGGGGAAAAA CATGTATCAATGTTAAGAGATTTGGGATTCAGAGATTATCACTCAATGGAAGAAGATTTTTCTACTGAACCTGAAGATCACCAGGATGACGAAAAAGAGACTGAAGGTAGAGAGCGGGTACCTCTAAATAGGCTGCTAGAAAAGCACCGAGATGTTTCTTTAACTGGACTGTTGGAACACCGAAAAGAAGAG ATGCAAGAGCCATGCTCTATGAAAAAAGAAAGCAAAGAAGATCAGAAGATAGATGCATTACCATTTAGCCAATCCAATTTGAAGAAAAGCAGCACGGGTGGAAATGTGTGGAATAATCCAAATCAGCTATCTGAAGAGATGGTGCGCTCCATGAAAGATATCTTCCTTCATTTATCTACATCTTCCAAGATATCACCAAAGGCGACTTTTGCTAATTCATCTTCATCAGCAGAACGTCTATCTGGTTCAACATTGACATCTTTATCAGATTCATCAGTAATAGCCTCAGTGTTGCGCAGTCCTTCAATTGACTTGCACCATGATGATGTTGATGAAGTTAAAAACTTGGACCCATACAATGTTAATGGGAAGGAAGCCCGGAGAGACATTGGAAGCTATTGTTCAGTAACTGAAGTGTCTTGGATGTATATTGGCAACGAACAACTTGAATATGCATCTGGAGCTCTGAAGAAGTTCAG GTTTCTTGTGGAGCAACTATCAAAGGTTGACCCTTCTTCTATGAACTGTGGTGAACGGTTAGCATTTTGGATTAATCTGTACAATGCATTAATAATGCAT GCATACTTGGCATATGGTGTCCCTGAAAATGACATCAAGCTTTTCTCGCTAATGCAAAAG GCCTGTTACACGGTTGGTGGGCAGCCTGTTAGTGCAGCTGAAATTGAGTTTGTGATTTTGAAGATGAAGAGTCCAGTGCACCGGCCACAACTC TCCTTGATGCTGGCCCTCCACAAATTTAAAACTTCAGAGAAGCTCAAGAAATATTCAATAGATGATACTGAGCCCCTTGTGCTCTTTGCACTCTGTTGTGGGATGTTCTCTTCACCTGCA GTACGGATTTTCTCTGCTGCAAATGTTCGACAGGAGCTTCAAGAATCAATGAGAGACTACATCCGAGCATCTGTTGGTATAAATGACAAAGGAGAGCTTATAGTCCCAAAGCTACTGCAGAGCTATGCCAAGGGCATTGTGGAGGCCTCTCTGCTTGCCGACTGGATCTGCCGTCATCTAACCCTGGACCAAGTCGCTGCAATCCAAGATACTTCATCGTCGCACAAGCAGCGCCTCCTTGGAGTTCGCAGTTTTAGTGTTATCCAATTTGATTCAAGATTCCGGTACCTGTTCTTGACTGACAACGGTAGGTGCCAGAACTGA
- the LOC112890845 gene encoding uncharacterized protein LOC112890845: MDMELPHAFVVHLVLASLPKEFETFVVNYNISPETWDLEKLIAMCVQEEERLKASHGDTLNYVRRNNRNNSSDKYTRAQGKPQFRRGSTSSSSSTHPGKGAKKDQPHIEKDQCMWCHKTGHYKKDCPDFLKHLIKKGYKYKDDAAKRG; the protein is encoded by the exons atggacatggagcttcctcatgctttcgttgtccatttggttctggcttccctgccaaaagagtttgaaacctttgttgttaactacaacatcagcccagagACATGGGACCTAGAGAAGCTCATCGCGATGTGcgtgcaagaagaggaaagacttaaggcctcgcatggtgacacgctcaactatgttaggcGCAACAACAGAAACAACTCTTCTGATAAATACACGAGGGcacaagggaaacctcagttcaGACGAGGttccacttcttcttcttcttcgactcacccAGGCAAGGGTGCAAAGAAAGATCAACCGCACATTGAGAAAGATCAATGCATGTGGTGTCACAAGACaggacactacaagaaagaCTGCCCAGACTTTCTAAAgcatttaattaagaaag GGTATAAGTACAAGGACGATGCTgcaaagaggggatag